In Gimesia benthica, a single window of DNA contains:
- a CDS encoding adenosine deaminase, with protein sequence MDDFIAALPKAELHLHIEGTLEPELAFQLADKNQVSLPFATVAEMRAAYDFQDLQSFLDLYYASISVVCTEEDFHDLTLAYLKKADSQNVRHTEIFFDPQSHTARDIPMETVLNGITSALKQGERELGISSRLILCFLRHLSADSAWETLQQALPFREQFIGVGLDSSEVGHPPSKFVKVFEEARRNGLHIVCHAGEEGPPEYITEALDLLHAERIDHGVHCMEDPALVERLAVEQIPLTVCPLSNVRLCVYPDMSQHPIKRMLEAGLRVTVNSDDPPYFGGYVNENFTAVQQALDLSRQELIQLARNSFTSAFLTDAEQQKLLAELPEEID encoded by the coding sequence ATGGACGACTTCATAGCGGCTCTACCCAAGGCGGAACTGCATCTGCACATTGAAGGAACGCTGGAACCGGAACTGGCGTTTCAACTGGCCGACAAGAACCAGGTTTCGCTCCCGTTTGCAACCGTCGCTGAAATGCGGGCCGCCTATGACTTTCAGGACCTGCAATCCTTCCTGGATCTGTACTATGCCTCGATCAGCGTCGTCTGCACCGAGGAAGACTTCCATGACCTGACACTGGCCTACCTGAAAAAAGCGGACTCTCAAAACGTCCGCCATACCGAAATCTTCTTTGATCCCCAGTCGCACACGGCGCGTGACATTCCCATGGAAACCGTATTGAACGGTATTACCTCCGCCCTGAAACAGGGGGAAAGGGAGCTGGGCATCTCTTCCCGATTGATCCTCTGCTTTCTGCGACACCTGTCGGCTGATTCTGCCTGGGAAACACTCCAGCAGGCGCTTCCCTTTCGCGAGCAGTTCATCGGCGTGGGACTCGATTCCTCCGAAGTAGGACACCCGCCCTCAAAATTCGTCAAGGTCTTCGAAGAAGCACGTCGTAATGGCTTACACATTGTCTGCCATGCGGGAGAAGAGGGTCCGCCCGAGTACATCACCGAAGCTCTGGACCTGCTGCATGCGGAACGCATTGATCATGGAGTCCACTGCATGGAAGACCCCGCCCTGGTCGAGCGACTGGCAGTAGAACAGATTCCGCTCACTGTCTGTCCACTTTCGAATGTGCGGCTCTGCGTCTATCCAGATATGTCTCAACACCCGATCAAGCGGATGCTGGAGGCAGGACTGCGGGTGACTGTCAATTCTGACGATCCACCCTACTTCGGTGGATATGTCAATGAGAACTTCACTGCAGTGCAGCAGGCACTTGACTTATCTCGACAGGAACTGATTCAGCTGGCACGAAATTCATTTACCTCTGCATTTCTCACAGACGCGGAACAACAGAAGCTGCTGGCAGAGCTGCCTGAGGAAATCGATTGA
- a CDS encoding neutral/alkaline non-lysosomal ceramidase N-terminal domain-containing protein, with protein sequence MLTTMQKTLLVILIGLFGGNYSVLIAADWKVGQSRVDITPAKNIWLAGYASRKKPAQSTQHPLWAKALVFEDPQGQRAVIVTTDLIGLTREISDAVCKRVTNQTGISRAQIMLNSSHTHCSPVVKGCAALAYDFTPEQQKDVDDYAETLQGKLVKVIVEARQSLEPANLSFGEEKATFAINRRGRINPDGPVDHSVPVLKVTDSEGKLRAILFGYACHNTTIALFEFCGDYAGFAQIALEKQYPGTLALFMLGCGGDANPHPRGTMELAEQHGTALAQAVSRAVEQKLDPVRGPLTVRFQRTDLPFVAPPSKAELESQKGKGDVYTQRLTDYLLGQLKEQGSIPKSYPFSAQIFEFGGDLTLIGLGGETVIDYAIRLHEEIAVKHLWVAGYCNEVFAYVPSERVLKEGGYEGGGAMKYFGWHGPFQPGVEDRIIKLIQTMLAQ encoded by the coding sequence ATGTTGACGACAATGCAGAAGACGCTTTTGGTGATTCTGATTGGACTGTTTGGGGGAAATTACTCCGTCCTGATTGCCGCAGACTGGAAGGTCGGTCAGTCGCGGGTTGATATCACTCCTGCAAAAAACATCTGGCTGGCCGGTTATGCCTCCCGCAAGAAACCCGCACAAAGCACCCAGCATCCACTCTGGGCCAAAGCACTGGTGTTTGAAGACCCACAGGGACAACGGGCGGTGATTGTGACGACCGACCTGATTGGCCTGACCCGCGAGATCTCCGATGCGGTCTGCAAACGAGTCACCAACCAGACCGGAATCAGTCGTGCTCAAATTATGCTCAATTCTTCGCACACGCATTGCAGCCCGGTCGTCAAGGGATGTGCTGCACTCGCTTACGATTTTACTCCAGAGCAGCAGAAGGACGTCGATGACTACGCGGAGACACTGCAGGGAAAGCTGGTGAAAGTCATCGTAGAAGCCAGGCAATCGCTTGAGCCAGCTAATCTCAGCTTTGGAGAAGAGAAGGCCACCTTTGCGATTAACCGTCGTGGACGGATCAATCCGGATGGCCCCGTCGATCACAGTGTGCCTGTTTTGAAGGTGACAGACAGCGAAGGCAAACTGCGGGCAATTCTGTTTGGCTACGCCTGTCATAATACCACAATTGCCCTGTTTGAATTTTGTGGCGATTACGCCGGCTTTGCACAAATTGCGCTTGAGAAACAGTATCCGGGGACGTTGGCCTTGTTCATGCTTGGTTGTGGAGGCGATGCCAACCCGCATCCCCGGGGCACGATGGAACTGGCCGAACAGCACGGGACGGCACTGGCCCAGGCGGTCAGCCGAGCGGTAGAACAGAAGCTTGATCCCGTTCGTGGACCGCTGACTGTCCGGTTTCAACGTACCGATCTCCCCTTTGTAGCGCCTCCCTCAAAAGCAGAACTCGAATCACAAAAAGGGAAGGGAGATGTCTACACCCAGCGGCTGACGGATTACCTGCTGGGACAACTGAAAGAGCAGGGCAGCATTCCCAAGTCGTATCCTTTCTCAGCGCAGATCTTTGAGTTCGGAGGGGATCTGACTCTGATCGGTCTGGGAGGGGAAACGGTGATCGACTATGCCATTCGTCTGCACGAAGAAATCGCTGTGAAACATCTCTGGGTAGCCGGTTATTGTAACGAGGTCTTCGCTTATGTCCCCTCCGAACGAGTACTGAAAGAAGGGGGCTATGAGGGCGGTGGAGCGATGAAATATTTCGGCTGGCACGGACCTTTTCAGCCTGGTGTTGAAGATCGAATTATCAAACTCATTCAGACCATGCTTGCTCAATAA
- a CDS encoding PrkA family serine protein kinase, translating into MENGRSFLTRISGQLNSDLFRQEHWQGTFDEYLDIVRKDHRVTRTAFQRVYDMIMSYGTYPVEGKKGLIRYRFFDDPVNDGRDGIFGLSKPLMELVNVFKSAALKYGSERRVLLLHGPVGSSKSTIARLLKQGLERYSRTEEGALYTFGWKEEDGTILWDPMNGDPLQLVPMKYRQELCSYLNEGRDIDDETSYSVEISGEVCPLSRFIFNERLEKADGDWTKVMEQIVVKRIIFSEQDRIGIGTFQPKDEKNQDSTELTGDINYRKIAQYGSESDPRAFNFDGEFNVSNRGLIEFIEVLKLDVAFLYDLLGASQEHKIKPKKFAQTDIDTVIIGHTNEPEYRRLQSNEFMEALRDRTVKIDVPYVTKLSEEVKIYEKDYNSKRVRGKHIAPHTLEIGAMWAVLTRLETPKHHGLTLIQKMHLYNGRSLPGFTTENVEQLRKEAKSEGLFGISPRYVQDKISNALVVNSHSSNLNPFMLLNELDEGLKHHSLIANDEMRDHYRQLITVVKEEYTDIVKNEVQRAIAADEEALTRLCGNYLDSVKAYTQKERVKNKFTGEYEEPDERLMRSIEERIDIPDTRKDDFRREIMNYIGALSLDGKTFDYKTNERLQKALEMKLFEDQKDTIKLTSLVSNVVDADTQEKIDIVKARLIRNYGYDEESATDVLQYVASIFARGDSKKNSDAA; encoded by the coding sequence ATGGAAAATGGTCGATCATTTTTAACTCGGATTTCAGGTCAACTGAATTCAGATCTGTTTCGTCAGGAACATTGGCAGGGGACTTTCGATGAGTACCTTGATATTGTTCGCAAAGATCACAGAGTGACTCGCACCGCGTTTCAACGCGTGTACGACATGATCATGAGTTATGGGACTTATCCCGTCGAGGGTAAGAAGGGGCTCATCCGCTACCGCTTTTTCGATGATCCCGTTAATGACGGTCGCGATGGCATCTTCGGTCTGTCCAAGCCATTGATGGAACTGGTCAACGTCTTCAAGTCTGCTGCACTCAAGTATGGCAGCGAACGCCGGGTACTGTTGCTGCACGGACCGGTGGGGAGTTCAAAATCAACCATCGCCCGCCTGCTTAAACAGGGACTGGAACGTTATTCCCGCACAGAAGAAGGCGCACTTTACACCTTCGGCTGGAAAGAAGAAGACGGCACCATTCTCTGGGATCCCATGAATGGCGACCCTCTGCAACTGGTGCCGATGAAGTATCGCCAGGAACTCTGCAGTTACTTGAACGAGGGACGCGACATCGATGATGAAACCTCGTACTCGGTGGAGATCAGTGGCGAAGTCTGCCCGTTGAGTCGATTTATTTTTAATGAACGGCTGGAAAAAGCGGATGGCGACTGGACCAAGGTCATGGAACAGATCGTTGTCAAACGCATTATCTTTTCTGAACAGGACCGGATCGGCATTGGTACGTTCCAGCCTAAAGACGAAAAGAACCAGGACTCAACCGAACTGACCGGGGACATCAACTATCGCAAGATTGCCCAGTATGGAAGCGAGAGTGATCCCCGTGCATTCAACTTCGATGGCGAATTCAATGTCTCCAACCGGGGGCTGATTGAATTTATCGAAGTTCTCAAGCTGGATGTGGCATTCCTGTACGACCTGCTGGGAGCCTCTCAGGAACATAAGATCAAACCGAAAAAATTCGCACAGACGGATATCGACACGGTAATTATCGGGCATACCAACGAACCCGAATACCGTCGTCTGCAGTCTAACGAATTTATGGAAGCACTTCGCGACCGAACGGTGAAGATCGACGTCCCTTATGTCACCAAGCTGAGCGAAGAGGTCAAGATCTACGAGAAGGATTACAACTCCAAACGCGTGCGTGGGAAACATATTGCTCCACACACATTGGAAATCGGTGCGATGTGGGCTGTGCTCACGCGACTCGAAACGCCTAAGCATCATGGTCTGACTCTGATTCAGAAAATGCATCTCTATAACGGACGGTCTCTGCCGGGCTTCACGACCGAGAATGTCGAGCAGCTCCGCAAAGAAGCCAAGTCCGAAGGCCTGTTCGGGATCTCACCCCGCTATGTGCAGGATAAGATTTCGAATGCCCTGGTGGTCAATTCGCATAGCTCCAACCTGAACCCGTTCATGCTGCTTAACGAACTGGATGAGGGGCTCAAGCATCACTCTTTAATTGCCAACGATGAAATGCGCGATCACTATCGTCAGTTGATCACCGTGGTGAAAGAGGAGTATACCGATATCGTGAAGAACGAAGTACAACGTGCGATTGCCGCTGATGAAGAGGCACTCACCCGTCTGTGCGGCAATTATCTCGATAGCGTGAAAGCCTACACACAGAAGGAACGTGTGAAGAACAAGTTTACCGGCGAATACGAAGAGCCGGATGAACGCCTCATGCGGTCGATTGAAGAACGCATTGACATTCCCGATACACGTAAAGATGATTTCCGTCGTGAGATCATGAACTACATCGGAGCGCTGTCCCTGGATGGTAAGACCTTCGATTACAAGACGAACGAACGCCTGCAGAAGGCATTGGAGATGAAACTGTTCGAAGATCAGAAGGACACGATCAAGCTGACCAGCCTGGTTTCGAACGTGGTCGATGCAGATACACAGGAGAAGATCGATATCGTCAAGGCCCGCCTGATCCGCAATTACGGCTACGACGAAGAATCGGCTACTGATGTGCTGCAGTACGTTGCCAGTATCTTCGCTCGTGGCGATTCTAAAAAGAACAGTGACGCCGCTTAA